GGCCTGGGCGCCGCCCACTCCACCGGCACCGTGACCCTCATCCCGCCGACCGTCGACATCACCCGCACCGGCCAGGAGGAGATCGTCGACGGTATACGCATCGTCTTCCAGCTCACCCCGGGCACCGAGGCACCCGTGGAGATGAACTTCTGCTTCCCGGCGCACCAGGCCCTCTGCCTGGCCGAGAACGCCACCCACACCATGCACAACATCCTGACGCTGCGCGGCGGTGCCGTCCGTGACGCCCGGGCCTGGTCCCGCCACCTGGGCGAGGCGCTCGCCCTCTTCGGCGACGAGGCCGAGGTCGCCTTCGCCTCCCACCACTGGCCGACCTGGGGCAAGGACCGCGTCAGGGCCCTGCTGGCCAACCAGCGTGATCTGTACGCCTACCTGCACGACCAGACGCTGCGGCTGCTCAACGAGGGGCTCACCGGCGCCGAGATCGCCGAGGAGCTGCGGCTGCCGCCGGGCCTGGAGCGGGTCTGGGCCCACCACGGCTACTACGGCTCGCTCAGCCACAACGTCAAGGGGATCTACCAGCGCTACCTGGGCTGGTTCGACGGCAACCCCGCCCATCTGTGGGAGCATCCGCCGGCCGAACAGGCCCGACGCTATGTGGACACCCTGGGCGGCGTCGAGGCCACGGTGGACGCGGGCAAGCGGTACGCCGCCGACGGCGATCTGCGGTTCGCCGCCACCCTCCTCAACCATGCCGTCTTCGCCGCCCCGCAGAACCTCCGCGCCCGCCGCGCACTGGCCCTCGTCTACGAACGGCTGGGCTACGGCTGCGAGAACGGCACCTGGCGCAACGTCTACCTCACCGGCGCCATGGAACTGCGCGGCAGTCTCGCCGAGGCGGCGCCGGGCACCGTCCACCCCGACATCGCGATGGCGTTGACCGTCGACCAGCTCATCGACTCCCTCGCCATCCGCGTCGACGGCCCCCGGGCCTGGTCCACCGCGCTCACCCTCGACCTCTACCTCCCCGAAGAGGACCGCACCTGGCAGCTGACGCTCTCCCACGGGGCCCTCACCTACGTCAGTGCGCCCGGTGTCCCCACCCCGTCCGAGGACCGCACCCCCGATCTCACCCTCACCCTCACCAAGGCCCAGCTGCTCGGCCTGCTCACCGGCCAGGGACCGGGGGACGCCGCCCAGAACGGCGAGTCGGGGGCGCTGCACCAGCTCCTGGGCCTGCTCAGCACGCCGCATCCCACCTTCCCCGTCGTCACGCCCTGACGGAGAACGCCCCGGCCCGGCGGCCGGCCGTCAACCTCGCGCCCCGGCCCGCTGCCACCACCGGACCGCCGGACGCCTCGGCTGGGGCAAACTGGGCCGGTGGCGAGCAACATTCCCGAGGAGTCGACCAGCTTCGTCGGCCGGCAGGCCGAACTGCGGCGGATCGACAACGAGTTGACGGAGCACCGGCTGATCACTTTGACCGGCCCCGGTGGCGTGGGCAAGACCCGGATCGCGATGCGGGCCGCGCGTGCGGCGGCGGCCCGGTTTCCCGACGGGGTCTGCTGGGCCGATCTGTGGCCCTTGCAGGGGGACGGGCTGCTGGTGGCCAGCGTCTGCGATGCCGTCGGCCTGGCCGACCACACGGCGCGGACACCGGTGGCCGCGCTGTGCGAATGGCTCGCCGACAAACGGCTGCTGCTGGTGCTGGACTCCTGCGAACATCTCGTCGACGCCTGCCGTGACCTCCTCGGAGATCTGCTGACCGCCGCCCCCTCCGTGACCGTGCTGGTCACCAGCAGACAGCCGCTGGACCTCGTCGGCGAGTGGACCACCGAGATCGGTCCGCTGCCGTTCACCGGCGGCAACGACGCCCTGACCCTGTTCACCCAACGGGCCGGCGCCGCGGCCCCCGGACTACGGCTCACCACCCCGCTGGACGCGGAGGCCGCCGCCGTCATCTGCCGCCGCCTGGAAGGCATCCCGCTGGCCCTGGAGCTGGCCGGCGCCCAGCTGGCGCACAGTTCCGTCGAGCGGATCGCCGAGCGGCTCACCTCCCGCTTCGACGCCCTCGACCCGGCCGACGGACCGGTACGGCTGCCGCGGCACCGGACCCTGCGCTGCGCCATCGGCTGGAGCCATGAGCTGTGCGCACCGCTGGAACGGCTGCTGTGGGCCCGGCTGTCCGTCTTCCGCGGCACCTTCGACGAGGAGTCCGCCAGTGCCGTGTGCGCCGGGGGACCGCTCACCGGACCCGAGGTACGCAGCACCCTGGCCACCCTGGCCGCCAAGTCGGTGCTCACCCGCGAGGGCACACGCTTCCGCATGCTCGACACCCTGCGCGAGTACGGCCGGATGTGGCTGGCCGAGCTGGACGAGATGACCGCGCTCGCCGACCGGCACGCCGCGCACTTCGCCGACTTCGGCCGCCGCGCCGAGCTGGGCTGGCTGGGCCCCGAACAGGTCAGCTGGTACCGCCGGGTCGCCGACGCCCATGTCGACCTGTGCACCGCACTGGACCACCTCCTGGTCACCGACCCGGAACGCGCCCAGGAACTCAGCGCCTCGATCAGCCTCTTCTGGAGCTGCTGCGGCCATCTGCACGAGGCCCGCAACTACGTGGCCCGCGCCCTCGCCGCGCAGCCGGCCCCGAGCCCGGCCCGCACCCGGGCGCTGTGGGCGCTAGGCGTCGCCGTACTGCTCCAGGGTGATCTGGCGCTGGCCGACGCCCTGGGCGGGGAGTGCGCCCGCGCCGCGCGGACGTCCGACGACGCGGAGGCGGTACTCGCGGCCGGCTACCTCATCGGCCTCACCCATCTCATCGCCGGCCGCCCGATGTCCGCACACACCGTCGCGGAACAGGTGCTGGGCCCGCCGCCGTACGACCCCTTCGACTCTCCCGGGCGGCTGCGCTGCCATCTCGTACAGATCTTCGCGCTCACCGGACTGGGGGAGCTGGCCCGGGCCCGCGCCGAGGCGACCGCACTGCGCCGCGGCTGTGTGGAGCGCGGCGAATACTGGACCCGCTCCTACACCGACTACCAGCTCTCCCTGATCTCGCTGTTCCAGGGCCGCCCCGAGGAGTCAGCGGACCACGCCCGCGCGATGCTCGCGGCCAAGCAGGGCATCGGCGACAAATTCGGGATCGCGCTCGGCCTGGATCTGCTCGCGGCCGCGGTCGCGGCCCAGGGCGACGGTGCCGCGGCCGCCCGCGTCTACGGCAGCGGCCAGGCCATCTGGCGCACGGTCGGACATCCGCAGCGCGGCACCCCGGAACTGCGCGCCGTACGCGAGGAGTGCGAGCAGCGGGCCCGGGCGGCGATCGGCGACGAGGCGTATACGGAGCTCTTCCACCGGGCCAGCGAGGAACGCCCCGGGACCTCGCTCGCGCGGATCCTGGCGGGCGATCTGTGACCGGCGGCGAGGCCCGGTTCAGGGCGAGGGGTCGGCGGCCAGCGTGTACAGCAGCTCGTAGGCGGTGTTGATCATGTGGCAGGTGCGGCCGCGGCGGGTGGCCAGCGCGACCAGACCGGTGTGCGACGCCGGGTGGTAGCCGAGGAACGCCTGCTGGCCGAAGGTCGCCCCGACATGGAAGAGCAGCGGCCCGCGCGCGGCGGGGTGCTGATACCACGTCAGGGTATGGGTGTCGCGCTTCCGCCAGCCGCGGCGCAGCTGCGGCACCTGGACATCGCGTAGCGGCCCGGCCAGTGGTGTCTCCCCGGGGGAGAGGTGCGCTTCGAGATAGGTGAGCAGATCACCGGGGGTGGCGCGGACCGACCCGGCGGCGATGAAGGCTCCCATGTCGGCGCTGCGCACCGGCGTCACCCCATTGGTCCGGTGGCCGATGGCGTCGGTGCCGGTGGTGCCCGGGCCCAGGGTCGTGTCGGTGAGCTTGAGGGGGCTCAGCACCCGGTCGGTGAGCAGAGCGGGGTAGCCGGCACCCGCGGCACGGGACATGGCCGGGCCGAGCAGTGCCAGCCCGAAGTTGGAGTAACGCCAGCGGGTGCCCGGCTCGTTCCGCGGCCGGGTCCGGGCGAAGGTGTGCAGCAGACGCTCCGTGTCGTAGCGGGCATAGCCATTGGCGTACGGGTGCACCAGCGCACCGGCGATCAGATCGGCGGGGATCCGCGGCAGCCCGGAGGTGTGGGTGGCCAGATGCCGCAGGGCGATCCGGCGTGAGGCCGGATGCGGCAGCGGCAGGTCCGGCAGGTGGGCGGCGAGCGGATCGTCCAGGGACAGCACACCGGTCCGGGCCAGTTCGGCGAGCAGCAGCACGGTGAAGGTCTTGGACAGCGACCCCAGCTCGTAGCGCAGGGCATGACGGGGCGTGGGCGGTGCCATGGCCGAACCGCCGGTCATCACGGTCCGCCGGCCGCGCCGGGTGACGGCCAGCACGATGTCCGGGGCGTCGATCAGGGTGACCGCGTCCGCGAGACGGTCGGCGAGCGCGGGTCCGGGGCGGTCGGGGCTCATCCGACGGCGGACAGGGCCCGGGAAGTGGCCATCGCGGAGGCGAACGCGGCGACCAGGGTGGGGTGGTGGACCAGATCGAAGACCCGCGCGGCGTCGCCCTGCGGCATCCGGCGCTGGATGGGCATCGCGCCGGTGGCCGACTGCGCGGCGGCGTACCGCTCCCACAGCTCCGCGTCCAGGGTGGGCAACGGCAGGCAGGCGTCGACGACGAGGAGTTCGCCGAGAAGGTCCCAGTGTTCGAGGTCCGCCCAGTCCTCCATCCAGGCGGGCAGATAGCGCGTCAGGTAGTCGGCGATGGCCGGCGGGATGCGCTCGGGGGCCTCGCCCCAATTGGTCAGGTGGAAGACGGTGTGGGTGAGGTCGTAGGCGATGTGCAGCTGCACCGTCCACGGCTCCGGCAGCTGCCCCAGCCAGGTGCGCGCCACCGCCTGGTCGAAGTCGCTGCTGGGCGGCAGGCCGAGCTTGCGCTCCGCGTTGAGCACACCGAGCCGCCGGTTGGGCATCATCTCCAGCGCCGTCCAGGTGGTGGTGCGCCGGCACACCTCCAGCGCGGACTCCAGCCCCGGATGACGGTGGCCCAGTTCGTGGAAGGTCGCATAGACCTCCAGGGGTACCGGGGAGATCGGCTCGTCGTGCTGCAGCCGGGCCAGTACGTTGCCGCCGTCCAGCAGCTCCCGCCAGGCGAAGTCCAGCAGCTTCCCGGCCCGCTCCTTCTGCCGGGAGCCGGCCACGCCCTCCCGGAAGAGCACATGCATATTGAGCGCCAGCTCCCCGATGGGCTTGAGCCGCTCGACGACCGCGCCGTTGCTGGCGAAGTCGTCGGGGGTCAGCCGGAAGTGCTCACGGTGGTCGTCGAGCCAGCTCAGGGCCCGGTCGCCGACACCGTGCAGCAGGGCGGGGGATGCGGCCGTCACGGTCACGGGGCAGTCTCGCTTTCGCAGGGAGTGGTCCGCCCGCCCGCCATCGCCGCGTTCCCGGCCGGGGGACCGGCCTCGGCCTCGTCGGAGGCGATACGGGCGAGGGTGGCGGCGAACGCGGTCACCAGGGTGGAGTGGTAGCAGGCCGTGAACGCCTCGGCCCGGTCGCCC
This genomic stretch from Streptomyces nigrescens harbors:
- a CDS encoding alkyl/aryl-sulfatase, whose translation is MTAVPVDDHEDFADADRGFIAALDPPQVTADDGRVIWDAEAYGFLAGNCPDTANESLWRQGRLVSRQGLYEVTDGIYQARGLDLSHMTLVEGDHGVIVIDPLLSIETAAAALELYRKYRGDRPVTGLIYTHSHGAHFGGGRGVLPPGHHPVPVLAPAGFLEHAVSEGIYARTAMTRRAVYMYGSELPKAPDGQIGCGLGAAHSTGTVTLIPPTVDITRTGQEEIVDGIRIVFQLTPGTEAPVEMNFCFPAHQALCLAENATHTMHNILTLRGGAVRDARAWSRHLGEALALFGDEAEVAFASHHWPTWGKDRVRALLANQRDLYAYLHDQTLRLLNEGLTGAEIAEELRLPPGLERVWAHHGYYGSLSHNVKGIYQRYLGWFDGNPAHLWEHPPAEQARRYVDTLGGVEATVDAGKRYAADGDLRFAATLLNHAVFAAPQNLRARRALALVYERLGYGCENGTWRNVYLTGAMELRGSLAEAAPGTVHPDIAMALTVDQLIDSLAIRVDGPRAWSTALTLDLYLPEEDRTWQLTLSHGALTYVSAPGVPTPSEDRTPDLTLTLTKAQLLGLLTGQGPGDAAQNGESGALHQLLGLLSTPHPTFPVVTP
- a CDS encoding ATP-binding protein yields the protein MASNIPEESTSFVGRQAELRRIDNELTEHRLITLTGPGGVGKTRIAMRAARAAAARFPDGVCWADLWPLQGDGLLVASVCDAVGLADHTARTPVAALCEWLADKRLLLVLDSCEHLVDACRDLLGDLLTAAPSVTVLVTSRQPLDLVGEWTTEIGPLPFTGGNDALTLFTQRAGAAAPGLRLTTPLDAEAAAVICRRLEGIPLALELAGAQLAHSSVERIAERLTSRFDALDPADGPVRLPRHRTLRCAIGWSHELCAPLERLLWARLSVFRGTFDEESASAVCAGGPLTGPEVRSTLATLAAKSVLTREGTRFRMLDTLREYGRMWLAELDEMTALADRHAAHFADFGRRAELGWLGPEQVSWYRRVADAHVDLCTALDHLLVTDPERAQELSASISLFWSCCGHLHEARNYVARALAAQPAPSPARTRALWALGVAVLLQGDLALADALGGECARAARTSDDAEAVLAAGYLIGLTHLIAGRPMSAHTVAEQVLGPPPYDPFDSPGRLRCHLVQIFALTGLGELARARAEATALRRGCVERGEYWTRSYTDYQLSLISLFQGRPEESADHARAMLAAKQGIGDKFGIALGLDLLAAAVAAQGDGAAAARVYGSGQAIWRTVGHPQRGTPELRAVREECEQRARAAIGDEAYTELFHRASEERPGTSLARILAGDL
- a CDS encoding serine hydrolase domain-containing protein is translated as MSPDRPGPALADRLADAVTLIDAPDIVLAVTRRGRRTVMTGGSAMAPPTPRHALRYELGSLSKTFTVLLLAELARTGVLSLDDPLAAHLPDLPLPHPASRRIALRHLATHTSGLPRIPADLIAGALVHPYANGYARYDTERLLHTFARTRPRNEPGTRWRYSNFGLALLGPAMSRAAGAGYPALLTDRVLSPLKLTDTTLGPGTTGTDAIGHRTNGVTPVRSADMGAFIAAGSVRATPGDLLTYLEAHLSPGETPLAGPLRDVQVPQLRRGWRKRDTHTLTWYQHPAARGPLLFHVGATFGQQAFLGYHPASHTGLVALATRRGRTCHMINTAYELLYTLAADPSP
- a CDS encoding DUF6895 family protein, giving the protein MTVTAASPALLHGVGDRALSWLDDHREHFRLTPDDFASNGAVVERLKPIGELALNMHVLFREGVAGSRQKERAGKLLDFAWRELLDGGNVLARLQHDEPISPVPLEVYATFHELGHRHPGLESALEVCRRTTTWTALEMMPNRRLGVLNAERKLGLPPSSDFDQAVARTWLGQLPEPWTVQLHIAYDLTHTVFHLTNWGEAPERIPPAIADYLTRYLPAWMEDWADLEHWDLLGELLVVDACLPLPTLDAELWERYAAAQSATGAMPIQRRMPQGDAARVFDLVHHPTLVAAFASAMATSRALSAVG